Part of the Opitutales bacterium genome is shown below.
ATGGGTATTGAGCTGGTCGGCCTGCCTTGTGATCCCTGGGGTGCATTGAAAACAGATGAATTGGACGATTATTTTATCGAGCTGCGGCAGTCGAGCCGCTGGGCGCGAGTCAAGGCATGCTACTTGGTCAGCTATTTCGCAAATCCCTCGACCCATACGATGTCCCTAGAAGAGAAATCAGCTTTGGGGCGCGCGATGCTGGATCAGGATGCAGTGATGCCCACCATCGAAGATGCTGCGTATCGAGATTTATACTTTAAATCCGATCCGAGCATCTCCTCGGTGTTGAGCGTTTCGGAGTATGCCTCCATTCCTACGCTTTACCTTGGCACCTTCACAAAACCCTTTTCCACGGGCTTGAAAGTCGGTTTTGGGATATTTTCAGACCAGGGATGGTTGAGTCGCTGTGCGCGTCTCAAGAGCCATCAAGATTTTGGCACATCGAATTTTTCCCAGGCGGTTGTCGAGCATCTCTTGGGGTCGGATGCTTGGAGGGAGTTTCAGAAAACGATGCGTCAGCACTATGCAGATAAGGCGCAACGGTTTGTTGAATGCCTTGATGAGTCTGGATTGCGGGATATGGGCTGGGAGTGGCGAGACCCGGAGGGCGGCCTCTTACTTTGGGCAATGGGGCCTGACTCGATAGACACAAGTATTGGAAGTGCCGTATTTAATGCAGCGCTTGAGGAGAAGGTGCTCTACGTGCCAGGTTCGGTATGCATGGCGATCGAGCGACCTACTGCAACAGTTAGGCTAAGTTTCGGCGCGTTGAACCCTGAGGATTTTTCCGAGGCGATTGCCCGATTCGCTCGGGCGGTCAGCAGATTGTAGTCGGAACGCAAATTGGGTGTCGCTTTCAATAACGCACATCAGGTTTTTATCACGAATATCCCATAATTTTGACCACAGATTACTCAGATATTCACAGATCTTTATGAATAAGAGAGATTTACGAAAAAGAGAATCGTCCACAAAATTCTGTGGGATAAAACGTATGGATATTTCGCCAATTCGAAGGGTATTCATGTAACTCTCATCTTCTTAGACGATAATCATAAACACCTAATAACAAAATACTTATCTGTGTATATCTGCGTAGTTTGTGGTCCAGGAAGAATTAGAGTTCCTATGGGATGACTGTGGTTTTTTATTGCAGATCGGGTCATGGCTACTCCTCACGCTGGAACTCGTACCAAATTCTTCGGCCATGTTACGGATGCGTCCGTAGTCGCGTTTGCCTGATGCGAGAAGAGGGATTTCTGAGACATGGATGAAGCCCCGTAGATCGGGTTTCCATAGATTGGGTTGCAGGCAGGTTTAGGAGCTGTTGCCTCAACAGCTCAGTTTCGGGTTTGGGCTCCGAAACAAGAACGATGAGGCGTTCTCTTTCTGCCGTCTCTGGAAGTGGCACGCCCAAAGTTATGGGTTAGTAAGACCATGGTGGTTCATT
Proteins encoded:
- a CDS encoding PLP-dependent aminotransferase family protein gives rise to the protein MNDESPALRYAALSQDDEPAFIDRLMASALETPGLLSLAAGFTDNACMPDHLVRDAVADLVASGKSEVFQYGSNQGRPQLREAVIKLHRDYPGETKHDQLSAENVLISNGSQQSLYLALQTLCEPGDIVLVQEPTYFVFIEAARGMGIELVGLPCDPWGALKTDELDDYFIELRQSSRWARVKACYLVSYFANPSTHTMSLEEKSALGRAMLDQDAVMPTIEDAAYRDLYFKSDPSISSVLSVSEYASIPTLYLGTFTKPFSTGLKVGFGIFSDQGWLSRCARLKSHQDFGTSNFSQAVVEHLLGSDAWREFQKTMRQHYADKAQRFVECLDESGLRDMGWEWRDPEGGLLLWAMGPDSIDTSIGSAVFNAALEEKVLYVPGSVCMAIERPTATVRLSFGALNPEDFSEAIARFARAVSRL